The window gcacgACGCGGTCAGGAAGTCGTTCATGCACGCGTTTACCTCGCATATCATCTGTGCAATCTGCGAGGTGCCGTCGGCGAAGGAGGGCAAGCGGAAGATGACGTGTTCGCCGACAGGCTGCCCAGCCGCCGCCCCAGTAACGGAAGCGCTAGGCAtatcgctgtcgctgcactTCATTGCCTCGCTGAGGGCGCTGCGCACTGTGAACACCTTCACTTGTTCTTGCCATCGATGCATCTCGCGGTCTAGCACGAGTTGATGTTTTCTGTTCGCGGCCTCCTCGTTCCACGTATGCAGTGCATCTGCCATGGATGGTGGGAGTGCGTCAAGGTTGacgagcacctccagcgctggTACGACATGGCCCACGCCGGAGTGGTCGGCACACCAGGCACGCAGCATCAAGTTCCGCTTGCGGAGGGCTGCGAGAAGCCGCTGGCCGGAGAGGGCGTAGATGCCGTCGTTGTCACGTAGGTCCACCAGCTCCAGTGCGGGGAGCCGCCCGCCTGCTAGCGGCTCCGCTCCCCGCCCAGACTCGCCCGTTGTCGTCACGGTCGGCAATGCGGCGGCTTCCTCGCAGCCCTCCACCAAGTGCGCTGTCAGAGCAGCGCTCAGTGCCTCGATCGTGCGAGGTCCTgcgccgacgccgcgcgCTTCTATGGCGCGCACCCACCGCAGAATCGGCAGCACTCGCATGAGCGCCGCGAGCCCGGCGTCGCCAAGGTATGACTGCGACAGTGTAAGGTGAGTCGGAAAGCACAGGTTTGGGGCATAGGCCAGGAGCATCTTGTCGGTGAgtgccggcggtggcggtgccgccgtcaTCTCGTCGGCGTTTGTGGCACCATCGGCAGCCGTGTCGAGGGCCACGTCGATGCCGTGAAACAGCTTCACCAGCTCACTGTGGGAGACACAACCCTCCTCGTCGCATGCGTAGCGGTAGAGCGCCGAGGTGGACCGCATGGTCGatggcacacacatacggtgttttcccctctctcgccaaTACTTCAGCCACTGACTTGTTCGCAGGAAGCGGtgccgtgcgtgtgcgtggatgTGGTGGTACGTCTGTGCGCCCACctagagaggaagaggagcgagaagcgacagcagcggtggaagcgGGTGTGAGGGAGAGCTACAGCAGGAAGATGAGATGCAcgcaggcatacacacacacacgattAGTGGCAACGCTCATGCGCATCTTTCATGTTTTACGAGTGAAGTGAGTAGAGCACTGACGTGCTGGTCAGCGACTGATCTCCCGTTCTCTCCGTCCCATGGTGGGATTCTCCACTCCGTGGACCACAAGAGCAGGCCCAGGGCAAGggaggtggggaagagagggagggagggagaatgGACCGGGAAACAAACATGTCAGGGGGCGGCgtgcgcacacccacccaccccccacacacgcatacacacacacacacacacacacacacacactggctGCCCGGGACATCCACCATAATACGCAGAGCCCTGCTAAGCGAGAGaccagaaagaggagaaaggcgaaATCAACGGACATGTGGCGGAAGGGTAGAGGCGAGTGGCTGAGCGTGGCCTCGTCCGCGTCTTTGCTCCTCTACGCATGTGGGGTTCGGTCGAGAGCGCCAGAGACGCGTCGATCCAACGCCTCGATCACATGTAGCACCTCAGTAGCGAACATAGACGAATAGTCTACCGCGCCATCAACGGCGCCGAGGTCAGCGTCTTCGCTCACGTAGGGTCGGTGAACGTCGTGGGAGGTGATGGCACTACTGATAGCATAGTGCCCTGTTGAGGATTGCGGCGGTGAGGGGGTGACATGAGTTGCAGAGACACTCGGCCACGAGTGACCCTGATCACGGTCGACCGACGCCAGCAGCATGCTTTGAGCATTACGTGCGCTGCTACCCTTGCCCGGACGCGCCGTCGTGGATGAGAGGCCGTTTAGCGGAACTGGGTACGCTGTGTTCGGTGGTGTGGTGGAGCGTGGCGGGCCAGAGACTCCGTTGATCGCGGGCGCGTTGGCATGTGGAAAGGGTGCCTGGGCGTAGGCGCGAGCGTACGTATGACTCTCCATTtcggcagaggtggtgaagggggGTGGCGACGACGTTTGCCCAGCACGCAGCTGAACGAGCGTGTTCCTCTTGCCATTCGCCACGGTAGGCGATGCAGACGCCCCTTTGCGGAGTGCAGTGCTGGCGTCGCCTCCACATTCAtctttgcttgtgtgcgtcGGCGACACATCAGggtccctcaccccctcgcTGCACCGATGAGAAACAGACACCGTTGCGGGTGGTATCAAGGAGCGGTACAGCCACGTTAAGGGAGAACGGCTCTGCTCTGCGACTGGAACGGCTgcgttggtggcggtgggaggGGAACCAAGGGGAGCTGACACCGCCTCGTGCCCAGCTGGCGGttgtggtggcagtggcggcggcaatgaTAAGGAGGACTGCACTGTCAAAGGCGCGGCGGGCGTGTCGATACGCGCGTGGCACTCACTTGACTGCGGTTGCGGTAACTCGCGACTTGCCGCCGACCACGCCGTCCCCGCCCACTCCTTTAAGGTGCGGTATCGCTGATTGAGCTGCTGGTACCGCACCTCCGCCGGCGCCTCGCAAGCAGCTGGCTCCACGCACTCAACGCTGACGGCCGAGGtcgcctgccgctgctcctgcagttGCTGGAGGTCCTTGCTGAGCTCGCTCTCGCGAACCTGGAGCAGTTCGACCGAGTGTTGAATAAGTGCCCAGTCCTCCGCGCACTTGAGCGTCTGCGCCAAACGTTCACGGCGGCGCATGTCTTCGTCACGGCACTCCAGCAAAGCGGCCTCGGCCTGCTCCACGCGTCGTTGCAGCGCGCCGATGCATCCGCGCGACACCTCCGCCTGGTTTTCCTGTGACACGAACGCGTGTTGCGCTGCTTCCAGCTGATGCTGCATCTCCTCGTAGCG is drawn from Leishmania panamensis strain MHOM/PA/94/PSC-1 chromosome 24 sequence and contains these coding sequences:
- a CDS encoding hypothetical protein (TriTrypDB/GeneDB-style sysID: LpmP.24.1940), translating into MVADLKSELYHVTRSLVQARQLARTSDETCAELRRRCQGLEIDKRALEESQERLQARQAQTEEQRRDTAKAKLALLSLTAERDELSAKVQEAWDRVAELSAALRQREDEMQRLQTDITAAQHSNELTVQQHSQVEHQLRILQEQLRVHQVDEHASTTSRQRLSAALQSALERLAGLLSNVAYDYQQSLAYESQDREEAIASGMFACITPHTKAARDKIASTEHHADSTPHVLLFPANSHSASTPTEFTLVETQPLRWDASAGESTRVHAESVLHSAEAEVLGDLWRTERLSPSLSAPSQNELNKVPANTYHDPAAITPPQRCPPSPFSPRQGLVQSHPLSTSQDAVGRTEAASQLSAIAAVADEASLRTALTPLLLALKHVAAMLSNVRHERRRWVAEATHFKQRYEEMQHQLEAAQHAFVSQENQAEVSRGCIGALQRRVEQAEAALLECRDEDMRRRERLAQTLKCAEDWALIQHSVELLQVRESELSKDLQQLQEQRQATSAVSVECVEPAACEAPAEVRYQQLNQRYRTLKEWAGTAWSAASRELPQPQSSECHARIDTPAAPLTVQSSLSLPPPLPPQPPAGHEAVSAPLGSPPTATNAAVPVAEQSRSPLTWLYRSLIPPATVSVSHRCSEGVRDPDVSPTHTSKDECGGDASTALRKGASASPTVANGKRNTLVQLRAGQTSSPPPFTTSAEMESHTYARAYAQAPFPHANAPAINGVSGPPRSTTPPNTAYPVPLNGLSSTTARPGKGSSARNAQSMLLASVDRDQGHSWPSVSATHVTPSPPQSSTGHYAISSAITSHDVHRPYVSEDADLGAVDGAVDYSSMFATEVLHVIEALDRRVSGALDRTPHA